In Hydrogenoanaerobacterium saccharovorans, a single window of DNA contains:
- a CDS encoding AEC family transporter produces the protein MQNLLTCLNIIVPIFALVGLGCFLRRMHITNDNFIQVGSHILFYVVLPCSLFMNLYNSDFSTVFNPKLVLFVVITHVGTVLLLSMVMPHFFKDRSQCGIVIQGAFRGNMILLGLPLAYNMFGQAGMGPTSLVMAYTIPLYNILGVITLSVFSDEEDERKIHWGGILVKIFKNPLVIGTLVAVPFALLRIPLPHIITDTVSSIGGIGATFGLILLGAQIRLPSMRQNKVPIAVAVGIKLVIFPLAVMALAFWMGFNSRELGAVFILVSAPMSISSFVMANSMGHDGELAGQMVFVSTILSMFTLLGGLYLLTVFGIL, from the coding sequence ATGCAGAATTTACTCACGTGCCTGAACATTATTGTCCCTATTTTTGCACTAGTTGGGCTTGGCTGTTTTTTGCGTAGAATGCACATCACCAACGACAACTTTATCCAAGTGGGCAGCCATATCTTATTTTATGTGGTTTTACCCTGTTCTTTATTCATGAACCTTTACAACTCCGACTTCTCTACGGTATTTAACCCAAAACTGGTTTTGTTTGTGGTGATTACTCATGTGGGCACAGTGCTGCTTTTATCTATGGTTATGCCGCACTTTTTTAAAGACAGAAGCCAGTGCGGTATTGTAATACAGGGTGCTTTTCGCGGCAATATGATTTTACTTGGCTTGCCGCTTGCTTATAATATGTTTGGGCAAGCGGGTATGGGGCCAACCTCGCTGGTGATGGCATACACCATTCCGCTTTACAATATCCTTGGCGTTATAACACTTTCTGTCTTCTCCGATGAAGAAGACGAACGCAAAATCCATTGGGGCGGCATTTTAGTTAAAATATTTAAAAACCCCTTGGTGATCGGTACGCTTGTTGCAGTTCCGTTTGCACTTCTGCGCATTCCGCTGCCCCATATTATAACAGACACAGTTTCCAGTATCGGGGGTATTGGTGCAACATTTGGGCTGATTTTGCTCGGAGCACAGATCCGCCTGCCCAGTATGCGCCAAAACAAGGTACCCATTGCGGTGGCGGTGGGCATAAAACTGGTAATATTCCCTCTGGCGGTAATGGCATTGGCATTTTGGATGGGCTTTAACAGCAGGGAACTGGGTGCCGTATTCATTCTGGTGTCGGCACCGATGTCGATATCTAGTTTCGTCATGGCAAACAGTATGGGGCATGACGGAGAGCTTGCGGGGCAGATGGTGTTTGTGTCTACCATCCTTTCGATGTTTACATTGTTGGGTGGTTTGTATTTGCTGACAGTATTTGGTATATTGTAA
- a CDS encoding DUF6506 family protein has product MEKKKYAFMLLGAQYNPAQHCAHFETQGMDTYIVTVSSFEQAYEAVKKLDNMGVGALEVCGAFGEERAKELIALTDGRMAIGFVTHLPEQDELFYSFFGN; this is encoded by the coding sequence GTGGAAAAGAAAAAATATGCTTTTATGTTGCTGGGTGCGCAGTATAATCCTGCACAGCATTGCGCGCATTTTGAAACACAGGGTATGGATACCTACATTGTAACGGTAAGCAGTTTTGAACAAGCGTACGAGGCAGTAAAAAAGCTGGATAACATGGGCGTAGGTGCTTTGGAAGTTTGCGGAGCATTTGGCGAAGAGCGAGCAAAAGAACTTATTGCGCTTACCGACGGCAGAATGGCAATTGGCTTTGTTACGCATTTACCCGAGCAGGATGAGCTGTTTTATAGTTTCTTTGGTAATTGA
- a CDS encoding MATE family efflux transporter — MNQKNIYQTFARYVSLNVLSMLGLSLYILADTFFIANGVGSSGLVALNLVLPVYSVVNGTGLMLGIGGATRFSIAVGEGNRTLGSKIFMDVLYVALFAGILFTVVGVFFSKQIVIMLGASEQIIPLADTYLKTILSFSVVFILNNILVCFVRNDNNPHLAMAAMLSASVSNIVLDYLFVYPCGMGMFGAAFATGLAPIISMSLLSIHFICKKNSFALCRSRFKVTELNHIILSGVPAFINEVSTGLIMLLFNFIILGISGDTGVGAYGIITNIALICIAMFTGVAQGIQPIVSLNFGQKNTANIKKVLLASSGVAVVLGVVFYFVGTLFTSPIVAVFNGEGDLQLAEIAAYGMRIYFIAFLFMGINIVMSAFLACIAKPRQALLISAMRGFAVVVPLLLVLPRFYGMTGVWLAIPLTELITLGVSLVCLFLSLKHRGYELHKTLGSE; from the coding sequence ATGAATCAGAAAAATATCTACCAAACATTTGCCCGCTATGTTTCACTCAATGTACTCAGTATGCTGGGGTTATCACTCTATATTTTGGCAGATACTTTTTTTATCGCAAATGGTGTGGGCAGCAGTGGGCTTGTAGCGCTAAACCTTGTTTTGCCTGTGTACAGCGTGGTTAACGGTACGGGGCTGATGCTTGGTATTGGCGGTGCAACACGCTTTTCGATAGCAGTGGGTGAGGGTAACCGCACGTTGGGTAGTAAAATATTTATGGATGTACTTTATGTTGCTTTGTTTGCAGGTATTTTGTTTACCGTAGTAGGTGTGTTTTTCTCAAAACAAATTGTAATTATGCTTGGTGCTTCCGAGCAAATCATCCCGTTGGCAGATACTTACCTCAAAACGATTCTGTCGTTTTCGGTAGTATTTATACTGAATAATATTTTGGTGTGCTTTGTACGCAACGATAATAACCCCCATCTTGCTATGGCAGCAATGCTGTCCGCAAGTGTCAGCAACATTGTTTTGGATTACCTCTTTGTTTACCCCTGCGGGATGGGGATGTTTGGCGCGGCTTTTGCTACCGGGCTTGCACCGATTATCAGTATGTCTTTGTTGTCCATTCATTTTATCTGTAAGAAAAACAGCTTTGCTTTGTGCCGCAGCCGTTTCAAGGTAACCGAGCTGAACCACATCATTCTATCGGGTGTGCCGGCATTTATCAACGAGGTGAGCACAGGCTTGATTATGCTGTTGTTTAATTTTATCATCTTAGGCATTTCAGGCGATACCGGTGTGGGCGCTTACGGTATTATTACAAACATTGCGCTTATTTGCATTGCTATGTTCACAGGCGTTGCACAGGGCATTCAACCCATTGTCAGCCTGAATTTTGGGCAAAAAAATACCGCCAACATAAAAAAAGTATTGTTGGCGTCAAGCGGTGTTGCTGTTGTATTGGGGGTTGTATTTTATTTTGTCGGCACATTGTTTACATCCCCCATTGTTGCAGTGTTTAATGGTGAGGGCGATTTACAGCTTGCAGAAATTGCAGCATATGGGATGCGCATCTATTTTATTGCATTTTTATTTATGGGTATCAATATCGTTATGTCTGCATTTTTAGCATGTATCGCAAAGCCGCGGCAGGCATTGCTCATATCGGCAATGCGCGGGTTTGCGGTTGTTGTGCCGCTTTTATTAGTTTTACCGCGCTTTTATGGGATGACCGGGGTATGGCTGGCAATACCGTTAACCGAGCTGATTACTTTGGGGGTTAGCTTGGTATGCCTTTTTTTAAGCTTAAAGCATCGCGGGTATGAGCTGCATAAAACGCTCGGCAGCGAATGA
- a CDS encoding LysR family transcriptional regulator, which translates to MLINLELYRVFREVASCGSFSQAARTLFITQSAVSQSVQQLERQLERKLFTRSSRGVTLTPEGKMLYEHITSALNIITSGEEKLERMRHLQAGELSIGAGDTISEHYLLPYLEQFHSKYPEIRLKVINRTSGQALDLLKTGAIDLAFANLPLNEPEITVKECIQVHDVFVASEKFNHFKGRTLESWELAKCHLIMLERLSNSRRYVDNFFLQNGVPLEPEIELGAHDLLLEFARIGLGISCVIEEFSSEYLQSGNLFVLKLKKPVPPRSIGLCSLAGVSPSFAAERFMQLIPAML; encoded by the coding sequence ATGCTGATTAATTTGGAGCTTTACAGAGTATTTCGCGAGGTAGCAAGCTGCGGCAGTTTTTCGCAAGCGGCGCGCACTTTATTTATTACGCAGTCGGCGGTCAGCCAATCTGTGCAGCAGTTGGAGCGGCAGCTGGAACGCAAGCTGTTTACACGCAGCAGCCGAGGGGTTACTCTTACGCCGGAAGGCAAAATGCTTTACGAGCATATCACGTCGGCACTGAACATTATAACATCGGGTGAAGAAAAGCTGGAACGCATGCGGCATTTGCAGGCGGGCGAGCTTTCTATCGGTGCGGGTGACACCATTTCAGAGCATTATCTGCTGCCCTATCTCGAACAATTCCACAGCAAATACCCCGAAATCCGCCTCAAGGTAATCAACCGCACCAGCGGACAGGCACTCGATTTGCTAAAAACAGGCGCCATCGACCTTGCGTTTGCCAATCTTCCGCTCAATGAGCCTGAAATCACGGTAAAAGAATGCATCCAGGTTCATGATGTGTTTGTAGCTTCAGAAAAATTTAACCATTTTAAAGGGCGCACGCTAGAAAGCTGGGAGCTTGCCAAATGCCATTTAATCATGCTGGAGCGTTTAAGCAATTCGCGACGGTATGTCGACAACTTTTTTTTACAAAACGGTGTACCGCTTGAGCCTGAAATTGAGCTTGGTGCGCATGACCTTTTGCTCGAATTTGCTCGCATCGGGTTGGGTATTTCGTGCGTTATCGAGGAGTTTTCATCTGAATACCTGCAAAGCGGCAACTTATTTGTGCTAAAACTGAAAAAGCCTGTACCGCCGCGTTCCATTGGGTTGTGCTCACTCGCAGGTGTGTCGCCGTCATTCGCTGCCGAGCGTTTTATGCAGCTCATACCCGCGATGCTTTAA
- a CDS encoding coenzyme F420-0:L-glutamate ligase, protein MSRAVGTVSRGVRAPIIREGDDLANIVVSSVLDAAKNENFPINDKDVIGVTEAVVARAQGNYATVDAIAADIKAKFPSGEFGVLFPIMSRNRFAICLRGFARGAKKIYIMMSYPSDEVGNHLVDLDLLDEKGVNPWTDVLSEAKYRELFGSNPHTFTGVDYVEYYKSLCQEEGAEVEFVFANAPRTILNYTKNVLACDIHTRARTKRLLKAAGGEIVLGMDEIMSASVNGSGYNADYGLLGSNKATEETVKLFPRDCEHFVTEVQARVMQATGKHVEVMVYGDGAFKDPVGKIWELADPVVSPAFTDGLVGTPNEVKLKYLADNNFANLKGDELKEAISKFIKNKPAALKGSMETQGTTPRRITDLLGSLCDLTTGSGDKGTPIVLIQGYFDNYTD, encoded by the coding sequence ATGTCAAGAGCTGTTGGTACGGTATCTCGCGGTGTCAGAGCGCCCATCATTCGTGAAGGCGACGATTTGGCAAATATTGTGGTTAGTTCTGTTTTGGATGCTGCAAAAAATGAAAACTTCCCCATCAACGACAAAGATGTTATCGGTGTTACCGAAGCGGTTGTTGCCCGTGCTCAGGGTAACTATGCTACCGTGGATGCAATTGCTGCGGATATCAAAGCAAAATTCCCAAGTGGCGAATTTGGTGTTTTGTTCCCCATTATGAGCCGTAACCGTTTTGCTATCTGCCTGCGCGGTTTTGCAAGAGGTGCAAAAAAAATCTACATCATGATGAGCTATCCGTCCGACGAAGTAGGCAACCATCTTGTAGACCTTGACTTGCTTGATGAAAAGGGTGTAAACCCCTGGACAGATGTGCTGTCTGAGGCAAAATACCGCGAATTGTTCGGCAGTAACCCCCACACCTTTACCGGTGTTGACTATGTAGAATACTATAAATCCCTTTGCCAAGAAGAAGGCGCAGAGGTTGAATTTGTATTTGCAAATGCGCCAAGAACCATCTTGAATTATACTAAAAACGTTCTCGCTTGCGATATCCATACACGTGCCCGCACCAAACGTTTGCTCAAAGCGGCAGGCGGTGAAATTGTACTGGGTATGGACGAAATCATGTCCGCATCGGTAAACGGCAGCGGTTATAATGCGGATTACGGTCTGCTTGGCTCGAACAAAGCAACCGAGGAGACGGTAAAGCTGTTCCCGCGTGATTGCGAGCATTTTGTTACCGAGGTTCAGGCACGCGTAATGCAGGCAACCGGCAAACATGTTGAGGTAATGGTGTACGGCGACGGCGCTTTCAAAGACCCTGTAGGCAAGATTTGGGAACTGGCTGACCCCGTTGTATCACCCGCATTTACCGACGGTTTGGTTGGTACCCCCAACGAAGTGAAACTGAAATACCTTGCAGACAATAATTTTGCAAACCTCAAAGGCGATGAATTAAAAGAGGCGATTTCTAAGTTTATTAAGAATAAACCAGCAGCACTGAAAGGCAGTATGGAGACACAAGGCACTACCCCCCGTCGTATTACCGACCTGCTTGGTTCGCTGTGCGACCTTACCACCGGCAGCGGCGACAAAGGTACACCCATTGTGCTTATTCAGGGCTATTTCGATAACTACACCGACTAA
- a CDS encoding AbrB/MazE/SpoVT family DNA-binding domain-containing protein, with protein sequence MVTSTTRKIDELGRIMLTKELREAMNWKAGDSLNLSYTGAGVLLTTSQPSCIFCGCSTGLCELDGRQICCNCVKKIQNL encoded by the coding sequence TTGGTTACAAGTACAACGCGTAAAATTGATGAGTTGGGCAGAATTATGTTAACAAAAGAATTACGAGAGGCAATGAATTGGAAAGCAGGAGACAGCCTAAATCTATCCTACACCGGTGCCGGAGTGTTGCTCACCACATCGCAACCATCTTGTATCTTCTGCGGATGCAGTACAGGTTTATGTGAACTTGATGGCAGACAAATTTGCTGTAACTGCGTTAAGAAAATTCAAAACCTGTAA
- a CDS encoding helix-turn-helix domain-containing protein, giving the protein MFKIKAPDGTNNLCGKNLKALRLKQKPPLSQRKLAQRIQIMGYDVDNHFIRRVENGERFVTDIEIDILCRALNVSYGELMNHE; this is encoded by the coding sequence ATGTTTAAGATAAAAGCACCTGATGGGACAAACAACCTTTGCGGTAAAAATTTAAAAGCGCTACGTTTAAAACAAAAACCACCGCTTTCTCAAAGAAAGTTGGCGCAAAGAATACAGATTATGGGATATGACGTAGATAACCATTTTATTAGAAGAGTAGAGAACGGAGAGCGATTTGTTACTGACATTGAAATAGATATTTTATGTAGGGCGCTAAACGTGAGTTATGGTGAACTAATGAACCATGAATAG
- a CDS encoding AbrB/MazE/SpoVT family DNA-binding domain-containing protein → MRIVATRKIDELGRIMLTKELRETMNWKTGDSLNLTCTKEGVLLSSPQQACILCGGSNDLLTLNEKPICRQCIQAIQHL, encoded by the coding sequence TTGAGAATTGTTGCAACGAGAAAAATTGATGAACTGGGCAGAATTATGTTGACAAAAGAATTGAGAGAGACAATGAATTGGAAAACGGGAGATAGCCTTAATTTAACCTGTACCAAAGAAGGTGTTTTGCTCTCCTCCCCCCAGCAAGCCTGTATCCTTTGCGGCGGCAGTAATGATTTACTTACACTGAACGAAAAACCAATTTGCCGCCAATGTATTCAAGCAATACAGCACCTGTAA
- a CDS encoding helix-turn-helix domain-containing protein, whose amino-acid sequence MFKNLISKRLRQARENSNPIITQEDLAARLQLLGICLDATMLSKIEQNKRRVYDVELVAIAQTLKVGVCWLLGLTDDRTK is encoded by the coding sequence ATGTTTAAAAACTTAATTAGCAAACGGTTAAGGCAGGCACGAGAAAACAGCAACCCAATTATTACGCAAGAAGATTTGGCAGCAAGATTGCAATTACTGGGTATTTGTCTTGATGCCACCATGTTATCAAAAATAGAGCAAAACAAACGAAGAGTTTATGATGTGGAATTGGTTGCAATAGCACAAACGCTAAAGGTTGGAGTTTGTTGGTTATTGGGACTAACCGACGACAGAACAAAATAA
- a CDS encoding TetR/AcrR family transcriptional regulator yields the protein MAQNMKQQKKEKKQSLVDASYDLFLSKGFNKTSIDEIVKKANVAKGTFYLYFKDKSDVMEDIMLRLSCRVLCDAYNSMKKNSTGDFVEDMIAIVDYIVEYFKKNKLVLKMVKKDFSWPLIREKIFYSQYSEVNKILEECFKNPYFAGHSQDEIFKLLFVIIEICGSICYTSIINGQPDTIDNMKPFLYKIIRKILEV from the coding sequence ATGGCGCAGAATATGAAACAGCAAAAAAAAGAAAAAAAGCAAAGCCTTGTTGATGCATCTTACGATTTGTTTTTAAGCAAAGGCTTTAACAAAACATCGATTGATGAAATTGTGAAGAAAGCAAATGTAGCTAAAGGCACATTTTACCTCTATTTTAAAGATAAGTCTGATGTAATGGAAGATATTATGCTGCGCTTAAGTTGCCGCGTGCTTTGCGATGCATACAACAGCATGAAAAAAAACTCCACAGGCGACTTTGTGGAGGATATGATTGCAATTGTAGATTATATAGTCGAGTATTTCAAAAAAAACAAACTTGTACTGAAAATGGTTAAAAAAGATTTTTCTTGGCCATTGATACGCGAAAAAATATTTTACTCGCAATACAGTGAAGTAAATAAAATTTTAGAAGAATGCTTTAAAAACCCTTATTTTGCAGGCCATAGTCAGGATGAAATTTTTAAATTACTGTTTGTGATTATAGAAATATGCGGTTCTATCTGCTACACCTCCATCATCAATGGTCAACCCGATACCATTGACAACATGAAGCCATTTTTGTATAAAATTATAAGAAAAATACTAGAAGTGTAA
- a CDS encoding efflux RND transporter permease subunit gives MERLARWIVKCRVLIIIVAVALLVPSAIGYIGTYVNYDILTYLPDDLESMIGQGYLEDDFNMAGTAMVTIENMETNDLLALKEQLEQIPGVDKVLWQDNVLDASVPPEMLPDEISSIYYNENATMMMVTFTDKSASDSTMKALEQINATLKENCFMGGMSAIVADTKNLAESEMPFYVVVAVVLSAIVLMLGMKSWLVPFIFIAGIGFAVAYNLGTNIFLGQVCYITKSLAAVLQLGVTMDFSIFLLHRYDEEKENGMNSEDAMVHAIVNTFTSISGSSLTTIAGFLAMCTMSLTLGADIGIVMAKGVVLGVLSTVIILPALILFFDKPIHKYTHRTFIPKLTKLSAFVTKYHKSVLFFSVLLFIPFAIAQSKADVYYTLTDSLPADLPSVMGTNELKKQFDMATSHFVILDDSVEGYQIRDICKQIEKMDGITSVVAYEKFLGSGIPEEFIPDDVKDSFAKGGKKMFMVNTSMKPATPELSKQLDDINALIKSYDKNAVIAGEGALTNDLVKVSDQDFKNVNISSIAVVFLIIAIVFKSISIPVLLVSAIEFAIMINMGIPYFTGNTIPFIASIVIGTIQLGATVDYAILMTTRFQEERRAGNGILESVRISAETSSQSIITSGLSFFSATMGVALVSKIELIKSLCLMLARGAIISMVVILLVMPAILIVFGKLIEKTSIHFLGKPEKPSKERAIQ, from the coding sequence TTGGAACGACTTGCAAGATGGATTGTTAAGTGCAGGGTGCTTATTATTATTGTTGCAGTGGCACTTCTGGTACCATCCGCAATCGGGTATATAGGTACTTACGTTAATTACGACATTTTAACCTATCTGCCTGATGATTTGGAGTCGATGATAGGGCAGGGATACCTTGAAGATGATTTTAATATGGCTGGCACGGCAATGGTTACCATAGAGAATATGGAAACAAACGACCTATTGGCACTGAAAGAACAACTTGAACAAATACCGGGTGTTGATAAGGTTCTCTGGCAGGATAATGTGCTTGATGCATCGGTACCCCCTGAGATGCTGCCGGATGAAATAAGCTCGATTTATTACAACGAAAACGCCACCATGATGATGGTGACCTTTACCGACAAAAGCGCGTCGGACAGCACGATGAAAGCGCTTGAACAAATTAATGCAACGCTGAAAGAAAACTGTTTTATGGGCGGTATGTCAGCAATCGTGGCAGATACCAAAAACTTAGCTGAAAGTGAAATGCCGTTTTATGTTGTAGTTGCAGTAGTGCTTTCGGCTATTGTACTCATGCTTGGGATGAAGTCTTGGCTGGTGCCTTTCATCTTTATTGCAGGCATAGGGTTTGCCGTTGCTTACAACCTTGGTACCAATATCTTTTTGGGGCAGGTTTGCTACATTACAAAATCTTTGGCAGCAGTATTGCAGCTTGGTGTTACCATGGACTTTTCAATCTTCTTGCTGCACCGTTACGATGAGGAAAAAGAAAACGGAATGAACAGTGAGGATGCAATGGTTCATGCGATTGTAAACACCTTTACTTCCATTTCAGGCAGTTCCCTCACCACAATTGCAGGCTTTCTTGCCATGTGTACCATGAGCCTGACGCTTGGTGCCGATATCGGCATTGTTATGGCAAAAGGTGTTGTACTGGGTGTTCTCAGCACCGTTATCATTTTGCCTGCACTTATTTTGTTTTTCGATAAACCCATTCATAAATATACACACCGCACGTTTATACCAAAACTTACCAAACTCAGTGCTTTTGTAACAAAATATCATAAATCAGTGCTGTTTTTCTCTGTTTTGCTGTTTATTCCGTTTGCTATTGCACAAAGCAAAGCAGATGTGTATTACACGCTTACCGATTCGCTCCCTGCCGACCTGCCATCGGTAATGGGTACCAACGAACTGAAAAAGCAGTTTGATATGGCAACCAGCCACTTTGTTATATTGGATGACAGCGTTGAGGGTTACCAAATCAGAGATATTTGCAAACAGATTGAGAAGATGGACGGCATTACGAGTGTGGTTGCCTACGAAAAATTCCTCGGTTCGGGTATCCCCGAAGAGTTTATCCCCGATGATGTAAAAGACAGCTTTGCCAAGGGTGGCAAAAAGATGTTTATGGTAAACACCAGTATGAAGCCCGCCACACCAGAACTAAGCAAGCAGCTTGATGACATCAATGCGCTGATTAAAAGTTACGATAAAAACGCAGTAATTGCGGGTGAGGGCGCGCTCACAAACGACTTGGTTAAAGTATCCGATCAAGACTTTAAAAACGTAAATATATCCTCTATCGCGGTTGTATTTTTAATTATTGCAATTGTATTTAAATCAATCTCAATTCCTGTGTTGCTTGTTTCAGCAATTGAGTTTGCGATTATGATTAATATGGGTATACCTTACTTTACGGGCAATACAATCCCATTTATCGCGAGTATCGTAATCGGAACAATTCAGCTGGGCGCAACGGTGGATTACGCTATTTTGATGACCACCCGCTTTCAAGAAGAACGCCGTGCAGGCAATGGAATCCTGGAGTCAGTGCGGATTTCGGCGGAAACCAGTTCGCAGTCCATCATCACCAGCGGCCTTTCGTTCTTCTCGGCAACCATGGGTGTTGCGCTGGTTTCTAAAATTGAACTGATCAAAAGCTTATGCCTGATGCTGGCACGTGGTGCAATCATCAGCATGGTGGTTATTCTGTTGGTAATGCCTGCAATTTTAATTGTATTTGGCAAGCTGATTGAAAAAACAAGCATTCACTTCCTCGGTAAACCGGAGAAACCAAGTAAGGAGAGAGCTATACAATGA
- the ymfI gene encoding elongation factor P 5-aminopentanone reductase, protein MNKTVLITGASRGIGADTARLFAEQGWNVAINYNHSEHRALALEAELKAQGASAMVVQADIAEAQQVQSMVHQVQSHFGTIDALVNNAGIAQQRLFTEITEEDWNRMFDVNVKGMYHCTQAVVRDMINNHAGKIINLSSIWGITGGSCEVHYSAAKAAVVGFTKALAKELGLSNIQVNCVAPGVIDTEMNAALTADAMEQLKEETPLGVIGKCSDVANLIYFLASDKADFITGQVISPNGGLVI, encoded by the coding sequence TTGAACAAAACAGTTTTGATAACAGGTGCTTCGCGCGGAATAGGCGCAGATACTGCACGGCTATTTGCCGAGCAGGGGTGGAATGTTGCAATAAATTATAACCATAGCGAACACCGTGCTCTGGCGCTTGAAGCCGAATTAAAGGCACAAGGTGCCTCTGCAATGGTTGTGCAGGCAGATATTGCGGAGGCACAGCAGGTACAAAGTATGGTGCATCAGGTGCAATCCCATTTTGGTACAATAGATGCTTTGGTAAATAACGCAGGCATTGCTCAGCAGCGTTTGTTTACCGAAATAACCGAAGAGGATTGGAACCGTATGTTTGATGTAAACGTGAAAGGAATGTACCATTGCACGCAAGCCGTGGTACGCGATATGATTAATAATCATGCGGGCAAAATCATCAATCTATCCAGTATATGGGGGATTACAGGGGGCAGCTGCGAAGTGCATTATTCCGCTGCAAAAGCAGCGGTTGTTGGGTTTACCAAGGCACTTGCCAAAGAACTGGGCTTGTCGAATATTCAGGTAAACTGTGTTGCCCCCGGTGTCATCGATACCGAGATGAATGCGGCACTTACTGCCGATGCCATGGAACAACTCAAAGAAGAAACCCCGCTTGGCGTTATCGGTAAATGCAGTGACGTTGCAAATCTGATTTATTTTCTTGCATCCGATAAGGCGGATTTTATTACAGGGCAAGTTATCAGCCCCAACGGCGGGTTGGTTATATAA
- a CDS encoding lactate utilization protein — protein sequence MDKNIKLVMEKRIAKTIAALEKNNMMGFYVEHKKDVPAKVAELLKDGCSVSFGGSISLVESGVVDLLRSGRYQLYDRENCAPEDKPKVQREAFFADAFLCSSNAVTENGELYNVDGIGNRTAAIVFGPQSVIMVVGYNKLCKNLEEAALRVKIIAAPANCERLNCATYCHEKGECAAFAKGNDFITTGCSSEGRICCTYVVCAQQRIKNRIKVVFVGEELGY from the coding sequence ATGGATAAAAACATAAAACTAGTTATGGAAAAGCGAATTGCCAAAACCATTGCGGCACTGGAAAAAAACAATATGATGGGTTTTTATGTTGAGCATAAAAAAGATGTACCTGCTAAGGTGGCAGAACTGCTGAAAGACGGCTGTTCGGTATCGTTTGGTGGTTCGATATCACTGGTAGAAAGCGGAGTGGTGGACCTGCTGCGTAGCGGGCGTTACCAGTTGTACGACCGTGAAAACTGCGCACCCGAAGATAAACCCAAAGTACAGCGCGAAGCATTTTTTGCCGATGCATTTTTGTGCAGCAGCAACGCAGTTACCGAAAACGGTGAACTTTACAATGTAGACGGCATAGGCAACCGTACTGCGGCAATTGTATTTGGCCCCCAATCGGTTATTATGGTGGTTGGCTACAACAAATTGTGCAAAAATTTAGAGGAAGCTGCTCTGCGTGTGAAAATCATTGCAGCCCCCGCCAACTGCGAACGCCTAAATTGTGCCACCTATTGCCACGAAAAAGGCGAATGTGCAGCATTTGCAAAGGGCAACGATTTCATTACAACAGGATGTTCCAGCGAAGGCAGAATTTGCTGTACCTATGTGGTGTGTGCACAGCAGCGTATCAAAAACCGCATAAAAGTGGTTTTCGTGGGGGAAGAACTGGGCTATTGA
- a CDS encoding M48 family metallopeptidase, with translation MEYKIVRSKRKTLAIYVTPQAEVEVRAPLRLAQCRIDAFVQQKQNWIVSHQSRMREQLEKRSSFAFGDTLPLLGKEYPVTYAECKNAEFNGRSFLVPQGDFDTVRSAVIKLYRSLAHDELTKRVQYYCKVMGLAPSAVKISSAHTRWGSCSGKNSLNFSWRLVLAHPDAVDYVVVHELAHIRQHNHSAAFWQLVKRVLPDYKRREEILKELHRQLAVQNWQ, from the coding sequence ATGGAATACAAGATTGTTCGCTCCAAGCGCAAAACGCTTGCGATTTATGTTACACCTCAGGCAGAAGTTGAAGTGCGTGCCCCGCTGCGGTTGGCACAATGCCGAATTGATGCGTTCGTGCAGCAAAAACAAAACTGGATTGTGTCGCATCAATCGCGTATGCGCGAGCAGCTGGAAAAGCGCAGCAGCTTTGCTTTTGGTGATACGCTGCCATTGCTTGGCAAAGAGTACCCTGTTACATATGCAGAATGTAAAAATGCAGAGTTCAACGGCAGAAGCTTTTTGGTTCCGCAAGGTGATTTTGATACCGTGCGCAGCGCTGTTATTAAGCTTTATCGCTCTTTGGCGCACGATGAGCTTACCAAGAGGGTGCAATACTACTGTAAAGTGATGGGGCTTGCCCCCAGTGCGGTTAAAATAAGTTCTGCGCACACACGTTGGGGTTCGTGCTCGGGCAAAAACAGTTTGAATTTTTCTTGGCGTTTGGTTCTTGCTCACCCCGATGCAGTGGATTATGTGGTGGTACATGAGTTGGCACATATCCGGCAGCACAACCACTCTGCTGCATTTTGGCAGTTGGTAAAACGGGTTCTGCCCGATTATAAACGGCGTGAAGAAATATTAAAAGAGCTGCATCGGCAGCTTGCAGTACAAAATTGGCAGTAA